In Nitrobacteraceae bacterium AZCC 1564, the following proteins share a genomic window:
- a CDS encoding glyoxylase-like metal-dependent hydrolase (beta-lactamase superfamily II) (product_source=COG0491; cath_funfam=3.60.15.10; cog=COG0491; pfam=PF00753; smart=SM00849; superfamily=56281) yields MSYPIDIAIEPDVTPFFDRETNTISYVVKDPSSPSCAVIDSVMDIDYAAGRISYKSADLIIDHVRRNGLHVEWLIETHAHADHLSASPYIQQKLGGKLGIGEHIVTVQQTFGKIFNEGTEFQRDGSQFDRLFKDGDTYSIGDLNPFVMHTPGHTPACTTHVIGNAAFTGDTLFMPDGGTARADFPGGDARTLYRSIRKILETLPPETRLFMCHDYGPNGREIRWETSVGDERLHNIHVRDGISEDAFVEMREARDKTLSMPRLIVPSLQVNIRAGHLPEPDESGKTFLKVPLNTL; encoded by the coding sequence ATGAGCTATCCCATCGATATCGCGATCGAGCCCGATGTCACGCCGTTCTTCGACCGCGAGACCAACACCATCAGCTACGTCGTCAAAGACCCTTCTTCACCGTCCTGTGCAGTTATCGACTCCGTGATGGACATTGACTACGCGGCCGGTCGCATCAGCTACAAATCCGCCGACCTCATCATCGACCATGTCCGTCGCAATGGATTGCACGTCGAGTGGCTCATCGAAACCCATGCACATGCCGATCATCTTTCGGCTTCGCCCTATATCCAGCAAAAACTCGGCGGTAAGCTCGGAATTGGCGAGCACATCGTGACCGTGCAGCAGACCTTCGGAAAAATCTTCAACGAGGGTACGGAGTTTCAGCGCGACGGCAGTCAATTCGACCGGCTGTTCAAGGATGGCGACACTTATTCGATCGGCGACCTGAACCCGTTCGTCATGCATACCCCGGGGCATACGCCAGCCTGCACAACTCACGTTATCGGAAACGCGGCCTTCACAGGTGACACATTATTCATGCCCGACGGAGGAACGGCGCGCGCCGACTTTCCTGGAGGCGACGCTCGCACGCTATACCGCTCTATTCGCAAGATCCTTGAGACGCTGCCGCCGGAAACCCGGTTGTTCATGTGCCACGATTACGGCCCTAATGGTCGGGAAATCCGGTGGGAAACCAGTGTCGGCGATGAGCGTCTGCACAACATCCATGTCCGCGACGGTATCAGCGAAGACGCCTTCGTGGAGATGCGCGAAGCCCGCGACAAGACCCTTTCGATGCCGCGTCTCATCGTGCCGTCGCTCCAGGTCAACATTCGCGCCGGACATCTGCCTGAGCCAGACGAGAGCGGAAAGACCTTTCTGAAAGTGCCGCTGAATACACTCTAA
- a CDS encoding hypothetical protein (product_source=Hypo-rule applied; superfamily=158212; transmembrane_helix_parts=Inside_1_4,TMhelix_5_24,Outside_25_38,TMhelix_39_61,Inside_62_84), translating into MRIGTIVIVAILLVLLGASAWFAYDGLTVGDDTAVSSHAYIAMGLGIFFSLLIGVGLMVLLFYSSRRGYDEPPKLIDDDKDPSE; encoded by the coding sequence ATGCGTATCGGGACTATAGTGATCGTTGCTATCTTGCTCGTCCTGCTCGGAGCATCGGCCTGGTTTGCCTACGATGGACTCACCGTCGGCGACGATACGGCGGTGTCAAGCCACGCTTACATTGCGATGGGACTCGGTATTTTCTTCTCACTGCTGATAGGCGTGGGGTTGATGGTCCTGCTCTTCTACAGCAGCAGACGCGGCTACGATGAACCGCCCAAGCTCATCGACGATGACAAGGATCCCTCAGAATAG
- a CDS encoding hypothetical protein (product_source=Hypo-rule applied), which produces MFDQAFEPKLAAAMRFALDEVCRNLPARYNDHNCRSFVAAKIIERASSGEKSTESLVSAGRVAVAEMITLHGREAA; this is translated from the coding sequence ATGTTTGACCAAGCATTCGAGCCGAAGCTGGCGGCGGCGATGAGGTTCGCTCTGGACGAAGTGTGCCGCAATCTTCCCGCACGTTACAACGATCACAATTGCCGCAGTTTTGTCGCTGCAAAAATCATCGAACGAGCAAGTTCGGGTGAAAAGAGCACCGAGAGCCTCGTCAGCGCCGGGCGTGTAGCCGTGGCCGAGATGATTACGCTGCATGGCCGCGAAGCCGCTTAG
- a CDS encoding hypothetical protein (product_source=Hypo-rule applied; transmembrane_helix_parts=Inside_1_16,TMhelix_17_39,Outside_40_43), which produces MTASKLPTFLIWKSPKPVFALFGFALSLPLIFSVSIAPIQASP; this is translated from the coding sequence ATGACGGCGTCTAAGCTGCCAACCTTTTTGATTTGGAAATCTCCAAAACCCGTATTCGCACTTTTCGGATTTGCCCTCAGTCTCCCACTCATATTCAGTGTGTCCATCGCGCCGATACAGGCCTCACCCTGA
- a CDS encoding sulfatase modifying factor 1 (product_source=KO:K13444; cath_funfam=3.90.1580.10; cog=COG1262; ko=KO:K13444; pfam=PF03781; superfamily=56436) translates to MATLRADIERSDQRLKDRQTDDMVWIPGGTFRMGSDSHYSEEAPAHRVSVDGFWMDRTPVTNRQFKQFVKATGHVTFAEIAPDSKDYPGALPHMLYAGSLVFVPPRHPVDLRDWSQWWSFMKGADWRHPYGPKSNINVHDNHPAVHVSFSDALAYAKWAGKDLPTEAEWEFAARGGLDGAEFAWGDELTPGGVHMANTWQGEFPRQNLSEDGFERTSPVASFPPNGYGLYDMIGNVWEWTSDWYIARHEADAAKPCCIPKNPRGALETESYDPCQPNIKIPRKVLKGGSHLCAPNYCRRYRPAARHPEPIDTSTSHVGFRCVVRDRPPE, encoded by the coding sequence ATGGCGACGTTGCGAGCGGATATCGAACGAAGCGATCAGAGACTGAAAGACCGGCAGACTGACGATATGGTCTGGATACCCGGCGGAACATTTCGCATGGGATCCGACAGTCACTATTCCGAAGAAGCGCCAGCCCATCGGGTATCTGTTGATGGCTTCTGGATGGATCGGACGCCGGTGACGAACCGGCAGTTCAAGCAATTCGTCAAGGCGACAGGGCATGTCACCTTCGCGGAGATTGCGCCTGATTCAAAAGACTATCCCGGCGCATTGCCGCATATGCTCTATGCGGGCTCCCTTGTGTTTGTGCCGCCACGCCATCCTGTCGATCTTCGTGATTGGAGTCAGTGGTGGTCGTTCATGAAGGGAGCGGATTGGCGCCATCCCTACGGGCCGAAGAGCAATATCAACGTGCACGACAATCATCCCGCGGTGCACGTTTCATTTTCAGATGCGCTCGCCTACGCAAAGTGGGCGGGAAAGGATCTGCCGACCGAAGCCGAATGGGAGTTTGCCGCGCGCGGCGGCTTGGACGGCGCCGAGTTCGCTTGGGGTGATGAACTTACGCCCGGCGGCGTGCACATGGCCAACACATGGCAGGGTGAATTTCCTCGTCAAAATCTTAGCGAGGATGGCTTCGAGCGCACCTCGCCGGTGGCCTCATTTCCACCGAATGGCTACGGGCTCTACGACATGATCGGCAATGTGTGGGAGTGGACCAGTGATTGGTACATCGCTCGCCACGAAGCGGATGCGGCGAAACCCTGCTGCATCCCAAAGAACCCGCGCGGCGCGCTGGAAACCGAGAGCTACGATCCTTGCCAGCCGAATATCAAGATCCCGCGCAAGGTGCTGAAGGGCGGCTCGCATTTGTGTGCGCCCAATTACTGCCGCCGTTACCGGCCTGCTGCACGTCACCCCGAGCCTATCGACACATCGACGAGTCATGTCGGCTTTCGCTGCGTCGTTAGAGATCGGCCTCCTGAATAG
- a CDS encoding hypothetical protein (product_source=Hypo-rule applied; superfamily=90123; transmembrane_helix_parts=Inside_1_12,TMhelix_13_35,Outside_36_129,TMhelix_130_152,Inside_153_167) has product MTSDTPSRGAITFTWLVLALTVLLLVWGAVRYGISLDIQQRFWSDIFARFGGPMTFRFFLQPTMAAIAAIHDGVKDAREGHKSFFWSAWLHPSEQPGRLREGLISTARIMLLGISMDVIYQFKELDVFHPAEAAVIAILLAVVPYFIFRWIIEWITRWWIHQGRSVQ; this is encoded by the coding sequence ATGACATCCGACACTCCTTCACGCGGCGCTATTACCTTTACATGGCTCGTCCTCGCTCTCACTGTTCTGCTGCTTGTGTGGGGAGCTGTCAGGTACGGCATTTCACTTGATATTCAGCAACGGTTCTGGAGCGATATTTTTGCTCGCTTTGGCGGGCCGATGACATTTCGCTTCTTTCTGCAGCCGACGATGGCGGCGATCGCGGCGATCCATGACGGCGTGAAGGACGCGCGTGAGGGCCACAAGTCCTTCTTCTGGAGTGCATGGCTGCATCCCTCAGAGCAGCCGGGCCGTTTGCGCGAGGGGCTGATTTCTACGGCGCGCATCATGCTGCTCGGTATCAGCATGGACGTGATCTACCAGTTCAAGGAGCTCGATGTGTTTCATCCGGCGGAGGCCGCCGTGATCGCGATCCTGCTCGCGGTGGTGCCGTATTTCATTTTCCGGTGGATCATTGAATGGATCACACGTTGGTGGATACATCAGGGAAGGTCCGTACAATGA
- a CDS encoding putative membrane protein (product_source=KO:K00389; cath_funfam=1.10.287.70; cog=COG2149; ko=KO:K00389; pfam=PF02656; superfamily=103473; transmembrane_helix_parts=Inside_1_36,TMhelix_37_59,Outside_60_78,TMhelix_79_101,Inside_102_121,TMhelix_122_144,Outside_145_153), whose translation MTQSVTRQSDPDQISVELSSRRTGMSFQRTRMSADRTLMSVIRTSLSLISFGFTIFQVFQKLRDQNIVTHAASARNFGVALVALGILMLIGGIIYHGQFMAHLRTERKAMTEAGLVHGESSFPVSLTLITAVVLLFVGIAAIVSMLFEVGPFG comes from the coding sequence ATGACCCAATCGGTTACCCGGCAATCGGACCCCGATCAGATTTCGGTCGAGCTGTCGTCACGCCGCACCGGCATGTCGTTCCAGCGCACGCGGATGAGCGCGGATCGTACATTGATGTCGGTGATCCGGACGTCGCTCTCGCTCATTTCGTTCGGGTTTACGATCTTTCAGGTCTTCCAGAAGCTGAGAGATCAGAACATCGTCACGCACGCAGCATCTGCACGGAATTTTGGCGTTGCTTTGGTTGCGCTTGGCATTCTGATGCTAATCGGCGGCATCATCTATCACGGCCAGTTCATGGCTCACTTGAGAACGGAACGTAAGGCGATGACCGAGGCTGGTCTCGTTCACGGTGAGAGCAGTTTCCCCGTATCGCTGACGTTGATCACCGCGGTTGTTCTTTTGTTTGTCGGAATAGCAGCCATCGTCAGCATGCTTTTCGAGGTTGGTCCGTTCGGGTGA
- a CDS encoding arylsulfatase A-like enzyme (product_source=COG3119; cath_funfam=3.40.720.10; cog=COG3119; pfam=PF00884; superfamily=53649): protein MAKRLAKKTSAKPVKESAAQATKNAAATSSERKVTKATEYSASKKGSARMAKTDKPNILVIWGDDIGISNLSCYSHGLMGYRTPNIDRIAKEGMMFIDSYGEQSCTAGRSSFITGQSVLRTGLSKVGIPAAPIGMNDKIITIAGALKNQGYATGQFGKNHLGDLNHMLPTNHGFDEFFGNLYHLNAEEEPEMYDYYPEKDFPNLVKSIKPRGVIHSWATDKDDTTEMPRWGKVGKQKIEDTGPLNTKRMETCDDEFVAAATDFIKRQNKDGKPFFVWLNTTHMHFVTHTKKESLRQAGRWQSPYHDTMIDHDKNVGQMLDLLDELGIADNTFVMYSTDNGPHRNSWPDGGMTPFRSEKNTNWEGAFRIPLLVRWPGKIEPGSVSTEIIQHHDWFPTFLAIAGEPDIVEKAKKGYQACGRTYKNHIDGYNLVPYLIGKEKQSPRKLFMYISDDGDILGVRYDNWKIVFMEQRLPGTMGVWAEPFVRLRLAKFFNLRTDPYEFADITSNSYYEWLLYHAYILYGAMAISQKFAETFKEFPIIQKPNSFTIDDAIKMMEGTVGGASH, encoded by the coding sequence ATGGCAAAGCGCCTCGCAAAGAAAACATCCGCAAAACCCGTCAAGGAATCTGCAGCCCAAGCCACAAAGAACGCTGCGGCCACATCAAGTGAGCGAAAGGTGACAAAAGCGACTGAGTATTCAGCATCGAAGAAAGGGAGTGCGCGTATGGCCAAGACTGACAAGCCGAACATTCTGGTCATCTGGGGCGATGATATCGGGATTTCGAATCTAAGCTGCTATTCGCACGGGTTGATGGGCTACAGGACGCCCAACATCGACCGCATCGCCAAAGAAGGCATGATGTTCATCGATTCGTACGGAGAACAGTCGTGCACGGCGGGGCGCTCATCATTTATCACGGGGCAGAGCGTGCTTCGCACGGGCCTTTCCAAGGTCGGTATTCCCGCCGCGCCGATCGGTATGAATGACAAGATCATTACGATTGCAGGGGCACTGAAGAACCAGGGCTACGCCACCGGTCAATTTGGCAAGAACCACCTTGGCGACCTCAATCACATGCTACCGACCAATCACGGCTTCGATGAGTTCTTCGGGAATCTGTACCACCTGAACGCGGAAGAAGAGCCGGAGATGTATGATTACTATCCGGAAAAGGACTTTCCCAATCTCGTTAAAAGCATCAAGCCGCGCGGCGTTATTCACTCCTGGGCGACCGATAAGGATGATACGACCGAGATGCCACGCTGGGGCAAAGTCGGAAAGCAGAAGATAGAAGACACCGGCCCATTAAATACCAAGCGCATGGAAACCTGTGACGATGAATTCGTGGCGGCGGCTACGGATTTCATCAAGCGTCAGAACAAGGACGGCAAGCCGTTTTTTGTCTGGCTGAACACCACGCACATGCACTTCGTGACACACACAAAGAAGGAGAGTCTTCGCCAGGCCGGACGCTGGCAGTCCCCCTATCACGACACCATGATCGACCATGACAAGAACGTTGGCCAGATGCTTGATCTGCTGGACGAGCTCGGCATCGCGGACAACACATTCGTGATGTATTCGACAGACAATGGACCGCATCGGAATTCATGGCCGGACGGCGGAATGACACCTTTCCGCAGCGAAAAGAACACCAACTGGGAAGGCGCCTTCCGCATTCCGTTGTTGGTGCGTTGGCCGGGTAAGATCGAGCCGGGCTCTGTTTCGACAGAGATCATCCAACATCACGATTGGTTCCCGACGTTTCTTGCGATCGCAGGCGAACCTGACATCGTCGAGAAGGCCAAGAAGGGTTATCAAGCCTGCGGCCGTACTTACAAGAACCACATCGACGGTTACAACCTCGTGCCTTATCTCATCGGCAAAGAGAAGCAGAGTCCCCGAAAGCTGTTCATGTATATCAGCGATGACGGGGACATCCTCGGGGTCCGCTATGACAACTGGAAGATTGTCTTCATGGAGCAGCGTCTTCCTGGCACGATGGGCGTGTGGGCTGAGCCCTTCGTACGTCTGCGGCTGGCGAAATTTTTCAATCTTCGCACCGATCCATACGAGTTCGCGGATATCACCTCGAACTCCTACTACGAGTGGCTACTTTATCACGCCTACATTCTGTACGGCGCGATGGCAATTTCCCAGAAGTTTGCGGAAACCTTCAAGGAGTTTCCCATCATCCAGAAGCCAAACTCGTTCACAATCGATGATGCGATCAAGATGATGGAAGGCACCGTGGGCGGTGCATCACACTGA
- a CDS encoding phosphoserine phosphatase (product_source=COG0560; cath_funfam=3.40.50.1000; cog=COG0560; pfam=PF12710; superfamily=56784) encodes MASDALPSWSDCPARTAIIDFVSKVTNKDGPDYVSPAERIATFDNDGTLWCEQPMQVQLFFLMDRVKNLAEKHPAIKERQPFKAFLAHDMATLHSLGKRATMELFFATHAGITEDEFDAAARKWFETARHPKFDRLFKRCIYQPQVELLHYLREHGFKTFIVSGGGIDLIRSFAEEAYGISREQVIGSSARLHFEMQNGQAVLMKVAELNSFDDRDVKPQNIGLHIGRRPILAFGNSDGDLAMLRYVKTGPGARMALLLHHDDGVRETAYGPEFKLSPLMEALDRAAEYGITVVSMKNDWRTVFGDA; translated from the coding sequence ATGGCTTCTGATGCGCTTCCATCCTGGAGCGATTGTCCGGCGCGCACGGCAATTATCGATTTCGTTTCCAAGGTCACCAACAAAGACGGTCCGGACTATGTATCGCCGGCCGAACGCATCGCAACCTTCGATAACGACGGAACGCTGTGGTGCGAACAGCCGATGCAGGTACAGCTCTTCTTCCTGATGGATCGAGTGAAGAACCTCGCCGAGAAGCATCCGGCCATTAAGGAACGCCAGCCATTCAAGGCGTTTCTGGCACATGATATGGCGACGCTCCATTCGCTCGGTAAGCGAGCGACGATGGAGCTATTCTTCGCCACTCATGCTGGCATTACCGAAGATGAGTTCGATGCTGCGGCGCGTAAGTGGTTCGAGACTGCGCGGCATCCGAAGTTCGATCGACTGTTCAAGCGCTGCATTTATCAGCCGCAAGTCGAGCTTCTTCATTATCTTCGTGAGCACGGATTCAAGACGTTCATTGTATCCGGCGGCGGCATTGATTTGATACGTTCGTTCGCCGAGGAGGCCTATGGCATTTCAAGAGAGCAGGTGATCGGCTCAAGCGCGAGACTGCATTTCGAGATGCAGAACGGGCAGGCTGTTCTCATGAAGGTTGCCGAGCTGAACAGCTTTGATGATCGGGACGTCAAGCCGCAGAATATTGGCCTGCACATCGGACGCCGGCCAATTCTGGCATTCGGGAATTCCGACGGCGATCTCGCGATGCTGAGATATGTGAAGACAGGCCCGGGCGCGCGGATGGCGCTGCTTCTGCATCACGATGATGGCGTGCGAGAGACGGCCTATGGCCCCGAATTCAAACTGAGCCCCCTGATGGAAGCCCTCGACAGGGCCGCAGAGTACGGAATCACAGTCGTTAGTATGAAGAATGACTGGAGGACAGTCTTTGGAGACGCTTAG
- a CDS encoding putative membrane protein (product_source=COG4828; cog=COG4828; pfam=PF07784; transmembrane_helix_parts=Outside_1_19,TMhelix_20_42,Inside_43_135) — translation METLSLMKEWLVFSTEVSATVIDAIALLVVVVGTIEAAIGGFQLMFSSPTGHEKRAVWLRYARWLVAALTFQLAADIIETSIAPSWDDVGRLAVIAVIRTLLNYFLERDLDEVRDRQREKVAPLGEESRPASPTR, via the coding sequence TTGGAGACGCTTAGCCTGATGAAGGAGTGGCTTGTTTTCTCGACCGAGGTATCGGCGACGGTCATCGACGCCATCGCGCTGCTGGTGGTGGTGGTCGGGACAATCGAGGCCGCAATCGGCGGATTTCAATTGATGTTCTCCTCGCCGACTGGACATGAGAAACGCGCGGTCTGGCTTCGTTATGCGCGATGGCTGGTTGCAGCACTCACGTTCCAATTGGCCGCCGACATTATAGAGACGTCTATCGCTCCCTCCTGGGATGACGTGGGGCGCCTCGCAGTGATCGCTGTGATTAGAACCTTGCTCAACTACTTCCTGGAGCGGGATCTCGATGAGGTTCGCGATCGGCAACGTGAGAAAGTGGCGCCGTTAGGCGAGGAGAGCCGACCGGCGTCCCCGACTCGTTGA
- a CDS encoding membrane-bound acyltransferase YfiQ involved in biofilm formation (product_source=COG3936; cath_funfam=1.20.1250.20; cog=COG3936; pfam=PF11742; smart=SM00714; superfamily=103473; transmembrane_helix_parts=Inside_1_6,TMhelix_7_29,Outside_30_43,TMhelix_44_66,Inside_67_81) — MSTLDVFAWIVLIILVVSAFAIFFIAGWLPGHIAKRRGHPYAQAVTVAGWVTLICGFVLWPLTLIWAYVDVPASRKPEQIR, encoded by the coding sequence ATGTCGACACTCGACGTCTTTGCGTGGATCGTTCTCATCATTCTGGTCGTCAGCGCCTTCGCCATCTTCTTCATTGCAGGCTGGTTGCCCGGCCATATCGCCAAGAGGCGCGGGCATCCCTATGCACAGGCCGTCACCGTTGCGGGCTGGGTCACCTTGATCTGTGGCTTCGTGTTGTGGCCGCTCACACTGATCTGGGCCTATGTCGACGTCCCGGCCTCTCGTAAGCCGGAGCAGATTCGATGA